A single genomic interval of Candidatus Tanganyikabacteria bacterium harbors:
- a CDS encoding YceI family protein, producing MGRTLLRGGTVILALASAAHAGGAGAEAQGPVPGLYRIGTGSELAYQVRHPLHVVRGTSGDVRGELRLAEAEPWLETPARIVAPLAAFSSRNRNRDSNALAALGASRHPVVALTLRGLRAAPAAHGGAAWERSGTAEADLDVQGVTRPVTVRWNASQPERDRLEVRAAFSFSLAAHGVERPALFLVPIDDRVEIESRLAAVRRN from the coding sequence GTGGGCAGGACCCTCCTCCGCGGCGGGACAGTGATCCTGGCGCTCGCGTCCGCGGCGCATGCCGGAGGCGCCGGGGCCGAGGCGCAGGGCCCCGTGCCGGGGCTATACCGCATCGGGACCGGGTCCGAACTCGCGTACCAGGTGCGCCATCCCCTGCACGTGGTGCGCGGTACCAGCGGCGACGTGCGCGGAGAGTTGCGCCTGGCGGAGGCGGAGCCGTGGCTGGAGACGCCGGCCCGCATCGTGGCGCCCCTGGCGGCGTTCAGCAGCCGCAACCGCAACCGCGACAGCAACGCCCTGGCGGCCCTGGGCGCGTCCCGCCATCCGGTCGTGGCACTGACCCTCCGGGGCCTCAGGGCCGCCCCCGCTGCCCATGGCGGCGCGGCGTGGGAGCGATCCGGCACCGCGGAGGCCGATCTGGATGTCCAGGGCGTCACGCGCCCGGTCACGGTGAGGTGGAACGCCTCGCAGCCGGAACGAGACCGCCTGGAGGTGCGGGCCGCGTTCTCTTTCAGCCTGGCCGCCCACGGCGTGGAGCGGCCGGCGTTGTTCCTCGTGCCGATCGACGACCGGGT